Proteins from a genomic interval of Mustela lutreola isolate mMusLut2 chromosome 4, mMusLut2.pri, whole genome shotgun sequence:
- the LRRD1 gene encoding leucine-rich repeat and death domain-containing protein 1 has translation MSEKEGTSEELEDTTSQLRTESTSWAMEPEFIKETSNSLAEPYVGKPSNQICETNPRNDELGIHDDASTLSLENKSKRDEEQRKTLQFSDTITTYKSLQLKSDIPQSPPLSVTGMVAGYQAFPGFLSHETLETISPQLSEEYQKGLDLGSDNFTVNLKAKGLQEFPKDILKIKYVKYLYLDKNHIKSFKGADSGDLLGLEILSLQENGLSSLPPEIQLLHNLRILNVSHNQISHIPKEISHLRNIRQLFFNDNYIENFPSGLESLGNLEILSLAKNMLSHIPDTLSSFKNLKVLNLEYNQLTIFPKVLCFLPKLISLILTGNLISSLPKEIRELKNLENLLLDHNKLTFLAVEIFQLFKMKELQLTDNKLEVISHKIENFKELKILILDKNLLKEIPEKISHCIMLECLSLSYNKLTGLPKNIYKLKNLRELYVNKNNIVRIPEDISHLHNIFILEFSGNIITDVPIEVKNCKKITKVELSYNKIMYFPVGLCALDFLNYLNFNGNYISEIPVDISFSKQLLNLELNKNKLIKFSEHLCSLINLEYLDLGENQIRKIPPSISNMVSLHVLILCCNKFEAFPIEVCTLENLQVLDLSVNQIQNIPSDICNLKRIQKFNISSNQFIYFPIELCQLQSLEELNISQMNGRKLTRLPEELSTMTQLKRLDISNNAIREIPRNIGELRSLVSLNAHNNQISYLPPSFLCLNDLQQLNLSGNNLTVLPNGIHNLFSLKEINFDDNPLLRPPMEICKGKQLYTIAHYLQRADQRDEKILEKIFNIVANNITETNFKFLCQKLNLVISETDISAKSTVSLSERVRQALDRWKTDSNNLSLTTDALRDQLTRALTMIGAYEIMDKITALKLFTCAIKF, from the exons ATGTCTGAAAAGGAGGGTACTTCAGAAGAGCTAGAAGATACCACTAGTCAACTTAGGACAGAATCTACATCATGGGCAATGGAACCtgaatttattaaagaaacatCAAATTCATTAGCGGAACCTTATGTTGGGAAACCTTCCAACCAGATTTGTGAAACAAATCCTAGAAATGATGAATTAGGCATACATGATGATGCATCAACACTGTCCCTTGAAAATAAGTCTAAGAGAGatgaagaacaaaggaaaactCTTCAATTTTCTGATACAATCACTACATATAAAAGCTTGCAGTTGAAAAGTGATATTCCACAAAGTCCACCATTATCAGTAACGGGGATGGTCGCTGGGTATCAGGCTTTCCCTGGCTTCTTATCTCATGAAACATTAGAAACAATTAGTCCACAGCTCTCTGAAGAGTATCAGAAAGGACTAGATTTAGGATCAGATAACTTTACAGTTAACCTCAAGGCCAAGGGTTTACAAGAATTCcctaaggacattttaaaaatcaaatatgtaaaatacctATATTTGGACAAGAACCATATCAAAAGTTTTAAAGGGGCAGACTCAGGTGACCTGTTGGGACTTGAAATTCTGTCCTTGCAAGAAAATGGGTTATCATCACTTCCACCTGAAATTCAGTTACTTCATAATTTAAGGATATTAAATGTCAGTCACAATCAAATATCACATATACCTAAAGAAATATCACATCTTAGGAATATCAGGCAACTCTTTTTTAATGACAATTACATTGAGAATTTTCCTTCTGGCTTAGAAAGTCTTGGAAACTTGGAAATTTTAAGTCTGGCTAAAAATATGTTAAGTCATATACCAGATACTCTGTCTAGTTTTAAAAACTTGAAGGTTCTCAATCTGGAATATAATCAGTTAACAATATTTCCTAAAGTTCTGTGCTTCCTTCCAAAGTTAATTTCACTAATCCTTACTGGAAACCTGATAAGCAGTTTGCCAAAAGAAATTAGAGAgcttaaaaatctagaaaacctTCTGCTGGATCATAATAAACTTACTTTTTTGGCTGTGGAAATTTTTCAATTGTTCAAGATGAAAGAGCTCCAACTAACTGACAATAAACTGGAAGTTATTTCACACAAAATCGAGAATTTTAAGGAACTCAAAATTCTAATACTTGATAAAAATCTATTGAAAGAAATTCCAGAGAAAATTTCCCACTGCATAATGTTGGAATGTCTTAGCCTTAGTTATAATAAATTAACGGGACTTCCTAAGAACATCTATAAGCTCAAAAATTTAAGAGAACTCtatgtaaacaaaaataatatagtgAGAATACCTGAAGATATCTCACATCTTCATAATATTTTCATTCTAGAATTTTCAGGAAATATAATCACAGATGTTCCCATTGAAgtgaaaaattgcaaaaaaataaCTAAAGTTGAATTgagttataataaaataatgtattttccagtAGGTTTGTGTGCTTtagattttcttaattatttgaattttaatggAAATTATATTTCAGAAATACCTGTAGATATATCTTTTAGTAAACAACTACTTAATTtagagttaaataaaaataaactaatcaAATTTTCTGAACACTTATGTTCTCTTATTAATCTTGAATATCTGGATCTTGGTGAAAACCAAATAAGGAAAATTCCACCATCTATCTCCAATATGGTATCACTCCATGTTCTTATTTTATGCTGTAATAAATTTGAAGCTTTCCCTATAGAAGTGTGTACTTTAGAAAATCTGCAAGTACTTGATCTTTCAGTAAATCAAATACAGAATATCCCTTCAGATATCTGTAACCTAAAAAGAATCCAGAAATTTAACATCTCAAGCaatcaatttatatattttcctattgaACTGTGCCAACTTCAATCATTGGAAGAGCTGAATATAAGTCAGATGAATGGAAGAAAG TTAACAAGACTTCCAGAAGAACTGTCTACTATGACTCAACTTAAAAGACTTGATATCTCAAATAATGCAATCAGAGAGATTCCAAGAAATATAGGGGAATTGAGAAGTTTGGTTAGTTTAAACGCACACAACAATCAAATAAGTTATCTGCCACCATCTTTTCTATGTTTAAATGATCTCCAGCAACTAAACTTGAGTG GAAATAATCTGACAGTTCTGCCTAATGGTATCCACAACCTTTTTTCACTGAAGGAGATAAATTTTGATGATAACCCCTTGCTGAGACCTCCAATGGAAATCTGTAAAGGAAAACAATTGTATACTATTGCACACTATCTACAGAGGGCAGATCAAAGAGATG agaaaatcctagagaagatCTTCAACATAGTTGCCAATAACATCACtgaaacaaattttaagtttttgtgtCAAAAATTAAACCTGGTCATCTCagaaacagatatttctgcaaagag cacTGTTTCATTAAGTGAGAGAGTCCGCCAAGCACTTGATAGGTGGAAAACGGATAGTAACAACTTGTCACTAACTACTGATGCTTTAAGAGACCAACTAACTCGGGCACTAACTATGATAGGAGCATATGAAATTATGGACAAAATAACAGCTTTAAAACTTTTTACATGTGCAATTAAATTTTGA